From Acidobacteriota bacterium, the proteins below share one genomic window:
- a CDS encoding response regulator, which translates to MPTSVKRRVVVVDDSRIQCAVWRKLLEERYGDKIAVETYIDPEEAVLGMAPDIHLLLLDWEMPELDGKEVCTAAHEAGVDLKRVIITSSHPADRLHEEFDDSGCLAVIEKTEPEQQAAFLMILDSIMRR; encoded by the coding sequence AAAGCGTCGGGTTGTGGTGGTCGACGACTCCAGAATCCAGTGCGCCGTCTGGCGCAAGTTGCTTGAGGAGCGTTACGGCGACAAGATCGCGGTCGAGACCTACATCGACCCCGAAGAAGCGGTCCTCGGCATGGCACCGGACATCCACCTCTTGTTGCTCGATTGGGAAATGCCGGAGCTGGATGGCAAGGAGGTCTGCACCGCCGCGCACGAGGCGGGTGTCGACCTCAAGAGGGTGATCATCACCTCGAGCCACCCGGCTGACCGGCTGCACGAGGAGTTTGATGACTCCGGCTGCCTGGCGGTAATCGAAAAAACCGAGCCGGAGCAGCAGGCGGCGTTTCTGATGATCCTCGATTCGATCATGCGGCGGTAG